The following coding sequences lie in one Mus musculus strain C57BL/6J chromosome 11, GRCm38.p6 C57BL/6J genomic window:
- the Sphk1 gene encoding sphingosine kinase 1 isoform X2 has protein sequence MRRVRIRCPLERNVRGVGSSFWKARSPTHGALVIQSRARGSGWALCPTCMEAQAENPTTLSSCPSDLAAPGNDEGAHTAQGGGEGEPHGQSPDTLLGNTDKKLNAGAAVTSSSAGAAPVAPCQREPRDLAMEPECPRGLLPRPCRVLVLLNPQGGKGKALQLFQSRVQPFLEEAEITFKLILTERKNHARELVCAEELGHWDALAVMSGDGLMHEVVNGLMERPDWETAIQKPLCSLPGGSGNALAASVNHYAGYEQVTNEDLLINCTLLLCRRRLSPMNLLSLHTASGLRLYSVLSLSWGFVADVDLESEKYRRLGEIRFTVGTFFRLASLRIYQGQLAYLPVGTVASKRPASTLVQKGPVDTHLVPLEEPVPSHWTVVPEQDFVLVLVLLHTHLSSELFAAPMGRCEAGVMHLFYVRAGVSRAALLRLFLAMQKGKHMELDCPYLVHVPVVAFRLEPRSQRGVFSVDGELMVCEAVQGQVHPNYLWMVCGSRDAPSGRDSRRGPPPEEP, from the exons ATGCGTCGGGTCCGAATCCGGTGTCCCCTGGAACGGAATGTTCGTGGGGTGGGAAGCTCATTCTGGAAAGCTAGATCCCCCACCCACGGGGCTCTGGTGATTCAGTCGCGAGCCAGGGGCTCTGGTTGGGCACTTTGTCCCACGTGCATGGAAGCCCAGGCAGAGAACCCCACCACTCTTTCCTCCTGTCCCTCAGATCTGGCCGCCCCGGGGAATGACGAGGGCGCTCACACAGCCCAGGGAGGTGGAGAGGGCGAGCCCCACGGCCAGTCGCCAGACACCCTCCTGGGCAACACCGATAAGAAGCTGAACGCAGGAGCCGCCGTTACCTCTAGCAGCGCCGGGGCAGCACCGGTGGCCCCTTGTCAGCGGGAGCCCCGGGACCTGGCTATGGAACCAG AATGCCCTCGAGGACTGCTCCCACGGCCATGCAGAGTGCTGGTGCTGCTGAACCCCCAGGGTGGCAAGGGCAAGGCTCTGCAGCTCTTCCAGAGCCGTGTGCAGCCCTTCCTGGAGGAGGCAGAGATAACCTTTAAACTGATACTCACCG AACGGAAGAACCATGCCAGGGAGCTGGTGTGTGCAGAGGAGTTGGGTCACTGGGACGCCCTGGCAGTCATGTCCGGTGATGGTCTGATGCATGAG GTGGTGAATGGGCTAATGGAACGGCCAGACTGGGAGACTGCCATCCAGAAACCCCTGTGTAGCCTCCCTGGAGGCTCCGGCAATGCGCTGGCAGCTTCTGTGAACCACTATGCTGG GTACGAGCAGGTGACTAATGAAGACCTGCTCATCAACTGCACACTGCTGTTGTGCCGCCGGCGCCTGTCACCCATGAACCTGCTGTCCCTGCACACTGCTTCTGGGCTGCGGCTCTATTCTGTGCTCAGTCTGTCCTGGGGCTTTGTTGCTGACGTGGACCTCGAGAGTGAGAAGTACAGGCGCTTGGGGGAGATTCGTTTCACAGTGGGCACCTTCTTTCGCCTAGCAAGCCTGCGCATCTACCAAGGCCAACTGGCCTACCTTCCTGTAGGAACTGTGGCCTCTAAGAGACCCGCCTCTACACTGGTGCAGAAGGGCCCCGTCGACACACACCTTGTTCCTCTGGAGGAGCCAGTGCCTTCTCATTGGACTGTGGTACCAGAACAGGACTTCGtcctggtgctggtgctgctACACACCCACCTGAGCTCCGAGCTGTTTGCAGCACCCATGGGCCGCTGTGAGGCTGGTGTTATGCATCTGTTCTACGTACGTGCGGGGGTGTCAAGGGCTGCGCTGCTGCGCCTCTTCCTGGCCATGCAGAAGGGCAAGCATATGGAACTTGACTGTCCATACCTGGTTCATGTGCCCGTGGTTGCTTTCCGCCTGGAGCCCAGGAGCCAGAGGGGCGTGTTTTCTGTGGATGGAGAGCTGATGGTATGTGAAGCTGTGCAGGGCCAAGTGCACCCAAACTACCTTTGGATGGTCTGTGGCAGCAGAGATGCCCCATCCGGCCGGGACTCCCGGCGGGGGCCACCTCCAGAAGAACCATAA
- the Sphk1 gene encoding sphingosine kinase 1 isoform X1 — MRRVRIRCPLERNVRGVGSSFWKARSPTHGALVIQSRARGSGWALCPTCMEAQAENPTTLSSCPSDLAAPGNDEGAHTAQGGGEGEPHGQSPDTLLGNTDKKLNAGAAVTSSSAGAAPVAPCQREPRDLAMEPVECPRGLLPRPCRVLVLLNPQGGKGKALQLFQSRVQPFLEEAEITFKLILTERKNHARELVCAEELGHWDALAVMSGDGLMHEVVNGLMERPDWETAIQKPLCSLPGGSGNALAASVNHYAGYEQVTNEDLLINCTLLLCRRRLSPMNLLSLHTASGLRLYSVLSLSWGFVADVDLESEKYRRLGEIRFTVGTFFRLASLRIYQGQLAYLPVGTVASKRPASTLVQKGPVDTHLVPLEEPVPSHWTVVPEQDFVLVLVLLHTHLSSELFAAPMGRCEAGVMHLFYVRAGVSRAALLRLFLAMQKGKHMELDCPYLVHVPVVAFRLEPRSQRGVFSVDGELMVCEAVQGQVHPNYLWMVCGSRDAPSGRDSRRGPPPEEP, encoded by the exons ATGCGTCGGGTCCGAATCCGGTGTCCCCTGGAACGGAATGTTCGTGGGGTGGGAAGCTCATTCTGGAAAGCTAGATCCCCCACCCACGGGGCTCTGGTGATTCAGTCGCGAGCCAGGGGCTCTGGTTGGGCACTTTGTCCCACGTGCATGGAAGCCCAGGCAGAGAACCCCACCACTCTTTCCTCCTGTCCCTCAGATCTGGCCGCCCCGGGGAATGACGAGGGCGCTCACACAGCCCAGGGAGGTGGAGAGGGCGAGCCCCACGGCCAGTCGCCAGACACCCTCCTGGGCAACACCGATAAGAAGCTGAACGCAGGAGCCGCCGTTACCTCTAGCAGCGCCGGGGCAGCACCGGTGGCCCCTTGTCAGCGGGAGCCCCGGGACCTGGCTATGGAACCAG tAGAATGCCCTCGAGGACTGCTCCCACGGCCATGCAGAGTGCTGGTGCTGCTGAACCCCCAGGGTGGCAAGGGCAAGGCTCTGCAGCTCTTCCAGAGCCGTGTGCAGCCCTTCCTGGAGGAGGCAGAGATAACCTTTAAACTGATACTCACCG AACGGAAGAACCATGCCAGGGAGCTGGTGTGTGCAGAGGAGTTGGGTCACTGGGACGCCCTGGCAGTCATGTCCGGTGATGGTCTGATGCATGAG GTGGTGAATGGGCTAATGGAACGGCCAGACTGGGAGACTGCCATCCAGAAACCCCTGTGTAGCCTCCCTGGAGGCTCCGGCAATGCGCTGGCAGCTTCTGTGAACCACTATGCTGG GTACGAGCAGGTGACTAATGAAGACCTGCTCATCAACTGCACACTGCTGTTGTGCCGCCGGCGCCTGTCACCCATGAACCTGCTGTCCCTGCACACTGCTTCTGGGCTGCGGCTCTATTCTGTGCTCAGTCTGTCCTGGGGCTTTGTTGCTGACGTGGACCTCGAGAGTGAGAAGTACAGGCGCTTGGGGGAGATTCGTTTCACAGTGGGCACCTTCTTTCGCCTAGCAAGCCTGCGCATCTACCAAGGCCAACTGGCCTACCTTCCTGTAGGAACTGTGGCCTCTAAGAGACCCGCCTCTACACTGGTGCAGAAGGGCCCCGTCGACACACACCTTGTTCCTCTGGAGGAGCCAGTGCCTTCTCATTGGACTGTGGTACCAGAACAGGACTTCGtcctggtgctggtgctgctACACACCCACCTGAGCTCCGAGCTGTTTGCAGCACCCATGGGCCGCTGTGAGGCTGGTGTTATGCATCTGTTCTACGTACGTGCGGGGGTGTCAAGGGCTGCGCTGCTGCGCCTCTTCCTGGCCATGCAGAAGGGCAAGCATATGGAACTTGACTGTCCATACCTGGTTCATGTGCCCGTGGTTGCTTTCCGCCTGGAGCCCAGGAGCCAGAGGGGCGTGTTTTCTGTGGATGGAGAGCTGATGGTATGTGAAGCTGTGCAGGGCCAAGTGCACCCAAACTACCTTTGGATGGTCTGTGGCAGCAGAGATGCCCCATCCGGCCGGGACTCCCGGCGGGGGCCACCTCCAGAAGAACCATAA
- the Sphk1 gene encoding sphingosine kinase 1 isoform X4 has protein sequence MEPECPRGLLPRPCRVLVLLNPQGGKGKALQLFQSRVQPFLEEAEITFKLILTERKNHARELVCAEELGHWDALAVMSGDGLMHEVVNGLMERPDWETAIQKPLCSLPGGSGNALAASVNHYAGYEQVTNEDLLINCTLLLCRRRLSPMNLLSLHTASGLRLYSVLSLSWGFVADVDLESEKYRRLGEIRFTVGTFFRLASLRIYQGQLAYLPVGTVASKRPASTLVQKGPVDTHLVPLEEPVPSHWTVVPEQDFVLVLVLLHTHLSSELFAAPMGRCEAGVMHLFYVRAGVSRAALLRLFLAMQKGKHMELDCPYLVHVPVVAFRLEPRSQRGVFSVDGELMVCEAVQGQVHPNYLWMVCGSRDAPSGRDSRRGPPPEEP, from the exons ATGGAACCAG AATGCCCTCGAGGACTGCTCCCACGGCCATGCAGAGTGCTGGTGCTGCTGAACCCCCAGGGTGGCAAGGGCAAGGCTCTGCAGCTCTTCCAGAGCCGTGTGCAGCCCTTCCTGGAGGAGGCAGAGATAACCTTTAAACTGATACTCACCG AACGGAAGAACCATGCCAGGGAGCTGGTGTGTGCAGAGGAGTTGGGTCACTGGGACGCCCTGGCAGTCATGTCCGGTGATGGTCTGATGCATGAG GTGGTGAATGGGCTAATGGAACGGCCAGACTGGGAGACTGCCATCCAGAAACCCCTGTGTAGCCTCCCTGGAGGCTCCGGCAATGCGCTGGCAGCTTCTGTGAACCACTATGCTGG GTACGAGCAGGTGACTAATGAAGACCTGCTCATCAACTGCACACTGCTGTTGTGCCGCCGGCGCCTGTCACCCATGAACCTGCTGTCCCTGCACACTGCTTCTGGGCTGCGGCTCTATTCTGTGCTCAGTCTGTCCTGGGGCTTTGTTGCTGACGTGGACCTCGAGAGTGAGAAGTACAGGCGCTTGGGGGAGATTCGTTTCACAGTGGGCACCTTCTTTCGCCTAGCAAGCCTGCGCATCTACCAAGGCCAACTGGCCTACCTTCCTGTAGGAACTGTGGCCTCTAAGAGACCCGCCTCTACACTGGTGCAGAAGGGCCCCGTCGACACACACCTTGTTCCTCTGGAGGAGCCAGTGCCTTCTCATTGGACTGTGGTACCAGAACAGGACTTCGtcctggtgctggtgctgctACACACCCACCTGAGCTCCGAGCTGTTTGCAGCACCCATGGGCCGCTGTGAGGCTGGTGTTATGCATCTGTTCTACGTACGTGCGGGGGTGTCAAGGGCTGCGCTGCTGCGCCTCTTCCTGGCCATGCAGAAGGGCAAGCATATGGAACTTGACTGTCCATACCTGGTTCATGTGCCCGTGGTTGCTTTCCGCCTGGAGCCCAGGAGCCAGAGGGGCGTGTTTTCTGTGGATGGAGAGCTGATGGTATGTGAAGCTGTGCAGGGCCAAGTGCACCCAAACTACCTTTGGATGGTCTGTGGCAGCAGAGATGCCCCATCCGGCCGGGACTCCCGGCGGGGGCCACCTCCAGAAGAACCATAA
- the Sphk1 gene encoding sphingosine kinase 1 isoform 2 (isoform 2 is encoded by transcript variant 8), with product MEPVECPRGLLPRPCRVLVLLNPQGGKGKALQLFQSRVQPFLEEAEITFKLILTERKNHARELVCAEELGHWDALAVMSGDGLMHEVVNGLMERPDWETAIQKPLCSLPGGSGNALAASVNHYAGYEQVTNEDLLINCTLLLCRRRLSPMNLLSLHTASGLRLYSVLSLSWGFVADVDLESEKYRRLGEIRFTVGTFFRLASLRIYQGQLAYLPVGTVASKRPASTLVQKGPVDTHLVPLEEPVPSHWTVVPEQDFVLVLVLLHTHLSSELFAAPMGRCEAGVMHLFYVRAGVSRAALLRLFLAMQKGKHMELDCPYLVHVPVVAFRLEPRSQRGVFSVDGELMVCEAVQGQVHPNYLWMVCGSRDAPSGRDSRRGPPPEEP from the exons ATGGAACCAG tAGAATGCCCTCGAGGACTGCTCCCACGGCCATGCAGAGTGCTGGTGCTGCTGAACCCCCAGGGTGGCAAGGGCAAGGCTCTGCAGCTCTTCCAGAGCCGTGTGCAGCCCTTCCTGGAGGAGGCAGAGATAACCTTTAAACTGATACTCACCG AACGGAAGAACCATGCCAGGGAGCTGGTGTGTGCAGAGGAGTTGGGTCACTGGGACGCCCTGGCAGTCATGTCCGGTGATGGTCTGATGCATGAG GTGGTGAATGGGCTAATGGAACGGCCAGACTGGGAGACTGCCATCCAGAAACCCCTGTGTAGCCTCCCTGGAGGCTCCGGCAATGCGCTGGCAGCTTCTGTGAACCACTATGCTGG GTACGAGCAGGTGACTAATGAAGACCTGCTCATCAACTGCACACTGCTGTTGTGCCGCCGGCGCCTGTCACCCATGAACCTGCTGTCCCTGCACACTGCTTCTGGGCTGCGGCTCTATTCTGTGCTCAGTCTGTCCTGGGGCTTTGTTGCTGACGTGGACCTCGAGAGTGAGAAGTACAGGCGCTTGGGGGAGATTCGTTTCACAGTGGGCACCTTCTTTCGCCTAGCAAGCCTGCGCATCTACCAAGGCCAACTGGCCTACCTTCCTGTAGGAACTGTGGCCTCTAAGAGACCCGCCTCTACACTGGTGCAGAAGGGCCCCGTCGACACACACCTTGTTCCTCTGGAGGAGCCAGTGCCTTCTCATTGGACTGTGGTACCAGAACAGGACTTCGtcctggtgctggtgctgctACACACCCACCTGAGCTCCGAGCTGTTTGCAGCACCCATGGGCCGCTGTGAGGCTGGTGTTATGCATCTGTTCTACGTACGTGCGGGGGTGTCAAGGGCTGCGCTGCTGCGCCTCTTCCTGGCCATGCAGAAGGGCAAGCATATGGAACTTGACTGTCCATACCTGGTTCATGTGCCCGTGGTTGCTTTCCGCCTGGAGCCCAGGAGCCAGAGGGGCGTGTTTTCTGTGGATGGAGAGCTGATGGTATGTGAAGCTGTGCAGGGCCAAGTGCACCCAAACTACCTTTGGATGGTCTGTGGCAGCAGAGATGCCCCATCCGGCCGGGACTCCCGGCGGGGGCCACCTCCAGAAGAACCATAA
- the Sphk1 gene encoding sphingosine kinase 1 isoform 4 (isoform 4 is encoded by transcript variant 9), producing the protein MSGDGLMHEVVNGLMERPDWETAIQKPLCSLPGGSGNALAASVNHYAGYEQVTNEDLLINCTLLLCRRRLSPMNLLSLHTASGLRLYSVLSLSWGFVADVDLESEKYRRLGEIRFTVGTFFRLASLRIYQGQLAYLPVGTVASKRPASTLVQKGPVDTHLVPLEEPVPSHWTVVPEQDFVLVLVLLHTHLSSELFAAPMGRCEAGVMHLFYVRAGVSRAALLRLFLAMQKGKHMELDCPYLVHVPVVAFRLEPRSQRGVFSVDGELMVCEAVQGQVHPNYLWMVCGSRDAPSGRDSRRGPPPEEP; encoded by the exons ATGTCCGGTGATGGTCTGATGCATGAG GTGGTGAATGGGCTAATGGAACGGCCAGACTGGGAGACTGCCATCCAGAAACCCCTGTGTAGCCTCCCTGGAGGCTCCGGCAATGCGCTGGCAGCTTCTGTGAACCACTATGCTGG GTACGAGCAGGTGACTAATGAAGACCTGCTCATCAACTGCACACTGCTGTTGTGCCGCCGGCGCCTGTCACCCATGAACCTGCTGTCCCTGCACACTGCTTCTGGGCTGCGGCTCTATTCTGTGCTCAGTCTGTCCTGGGGCTTTGTTGCTGACGTGGACCTCGAGAGTGAGAAGTACAGGCGCTTGGGGGAGATTCGTTTCACAGTGGGCACCTTCTTTCGCCTAGCAAGCCTGCGCATCTACCAAGGCCAACTGGCCTACCTTCCTGTAGGAACTGTGGCCTCTAAGAGACCCGCCTCTACACTGGTGCAGAAGGGCCCCGTCGACACACACCTTGTTCCTCTGGAGGAGCCAGTGCCTTCTCATTGGACTGTGGTACCAGAACAGGACTTCGtcctggtgctggtgctgctACACACCCACCTGAGCTCCGAGCTGTTTGCAGCACCCATGGGCCGCTGTGAGGCTGGTGTTATGCATCTGTTCTACGTACGTGCGGGGGTGTCAAGGGCTGCGCTGCTGCGCCTCTTCCTGGCCATGCAGAAGGGCAAGCATATGGAACTTGACTGTCCATACCTGGTTCATGTGCCCGTGGTTGCTTTCCGCCTGGAGCCCAGGAGCCAGAGGGGCGTGTTTTCTGTGGATGGAGAGCTGATGGTATGTGAAGCTGTGCAGGGCCAAGTGCACCCAAACTACCTTTGGATGGTCTGTGGCAGCAGAGATGCCCCATCCGGCCGGGACTCCCGGCGGGGGCCACCTCCAGAAGAACCATAA